One genomic window of Halorhabdus sp. CBA1104 includes the following:
- a CDS encoding ATP-dependent DNA helicase: MVIPDDDPDSPYERFFPYDEPYDHQREAIEGIAEALEDASDVLLEGATGTGKTLAALTPALEHARRTDKTVVITTNVHQQMRQFTAEARAINHQESIRAIVFRGKASMCHIDVGYEECQALRDTTHDLVDAESERADLERRQRDLLEESQAGDGDAAEARSAIMDELESVGEELQTLREEQSTCEHYYHNLTSDTDDFYAWLYDDVRTPDEVYEYAERQGFCGYELLKDGIEGVDLVICNYHHLLDPFVREQFFRWLGRDPSDVIAVFDEAHNVADAARDHARRTLAEPTLERALDELDGSDDPRADAARNVLTTIHTALQETYEDALAFGQRETIEDDWEDLAIDNDDRRDDLTLSLLQHYTGQGVSDDLASALKLGQALDQQYEDAFKDGETSVRKECPTLQAATFFEAWLAESDESGLYPVVSVRRDDDNGDLYGRAELYTAIPQRVTSGLFEDLYATVLMSATLRPFDVTEDVLGLEDPVTMAYGPQFPAERRRTYAVDVPALFASRRDEPELQDTVAGVIEDAARMTPGNTLAFFPSYAEAERYHDRVNIEGTRYLDEPGTRAQELRETFTADDDGVLFTSLWGTLAEGVSFDGDDARTVLVVGVPYPYLDERMDAVQAAYETAFDGEDAGWRYAVEIPTVRKTRQAMGRVIRSPEDFGARVLIDRRYTEDAEIQMPEYAVRGTFPPAERSEMIDVDPGKLKFGLLNFYADVEAYDGDPPAP; this comes from the coding sequence GTGGTGATCCCGGACGACGATCCAGACTCCCCATACGAGCGGTTTTTCCCCTACGACGAGCCATACGACCACCAGCGCGAGGCCATCGAGGGAATCGCCGAAGCACTCGAAGATGCATCGGACGTACTGCTCGAAGGGGCCACGGGGACGGGCAAGACGCTGGCGGCGCTGACGCCCGCACTGGAACACGCTCGCCGAACCGACAAGACGGTCGTCATCACGACCAACGTCCACCAGCAGATGCGCCAGTTCACCGCGGAGGCCCGGGCGATCAACCACCAGGAGTCCATCCGGGCGATCGTCTTCCGCGGGAAGGCTTCGATGTGTCACATCGACGTGGGCTACGAGGAGTGTCAGGCGTTGCGGGATACGACTCACGATCTCGTCGACGCCGAGAGCGAACGGGCCGACCTCGAACGCCGTCAGCGCGACCTCTTAGAAGAGAGCCAGGCAGGCGACGGCGACGCGGCCGAGGCTCGCTCGGCAATCATGGACGAACTCGAGAGCGTCGGCGAAGAACTCCAAACCCTGCGCGAAGAGCAATCGACCTGTGAACACTACTACCACAATCTCACGAGCGATACTGACGACTTCTACGCGTGGCTGTACGACGACGTTCGGACGCCGGACGAGGTTTACGAGTACGCCGAGCGGCAGGGCTTTTGCGGATACGAACTCCTGAAAGACGGCATCGAGGGCGTCGATCTGGTGATCTGCAACTACCACCACCTGCTGGACCCGTTCGTTCGCGAGCAGTTCTTCCGCTGGCTGGGCCGGGACCCGAGTGACGTGATCGCAGTCTTCGACGAGGCTCACAACGTCGCTGACGCCGCCCGCGATCACGCCCGCCGGACGCTGGCCGAACCCACGCTCGAACGCGCTCTCGACGAACTCGACGGAAGTGACGATCCACGGGCCGATGCCGCGCGGAACGTCCTGACGACGATCCACACGGCCCTCCAGGAAACCTACGAAGACGCCCTGGCATTCGGCCAACGGGAGACGATCGAGGACGACTGGGAGGACCTCGCGATCGACAACGACGACCGCCGGGACGATCTCACCCTGTCGCTCCTCCAGCACTACACGGGCCAGGGGGTCAGCGACGACTTAGCGAGTGCACTCAAACTCGGGCAGGCCCTCGACCAGCAGTACGAAGACGCCTTCAAGGACGGCGAGACGAGCGTCCGCAAGGAGTGTCCGACCCTCCAGGCGGCGACGTTCTTCGAGGCCTGGCTGGCCGAGAGCGACGAGTCGGGGCTCTATCCGGTGGTGAGCGTCCGCCGAGACGACGATAACGGCGATCTGTACGGCCGGGCGGAACTGTACACGGCCATCCCTCAGCGCGTCACCAGCGGGCTGTTCGAGGATCTCTACGCGACCGTGTTGATGAGTGCAACCCTCCGTCCGTTCGACGTGACCGAGGACGTGTTGGGACTCGAGGACCCGGTGACGATGGCCTACGGCCCACAGTTCCCCGCGGAGCGCCGACGCACCTACGCGGTCGACGTCCCCGCGCTGTTTGCCAGCCGGCGTGACGAACCCGAACTCCAGGATACTGTCGCGGGTGTCATCGAGGACGCCGCCCGGATGACACCGGGCAACACCCTCGCTTTTTTCCCGAGTTACGCCGAGGCCGAGCGGTATCACGACCGTGTGAATATCGAGGGGACCCGCTACCTCGACGAACCCGGCACCCGCGCCCAGGAGTTACGGGAGACGTTCACCGCTGACGACGACGGTGTGCTGTTCACCTCGCTGTGGGGGACGCTGGCTGAGGGCGTCAGTTTCGACGGCGACGACGCCCGGACGGTCCTGGTCGTCGGCGTGCCTTATCCCTATCTCGACGAGCGCATGGACGCCGTCCAGGCGGCCTACGAGACGGCCTTCGACGGCGAGGATGCCGGGTGGCGCTACGCCGTCGAGATTCCCACCGTTCGCAAGACGCGTCAGGCGATGGGGCGGGTGATCCGCTCGCCCGAGGACTTCGGGGCGCGGGTACTGATCGACCGGCGATACACCGAAGACGCGGAGATCCAGATGCCCGAGTACGCCGTCCGTGGCACGTTTCCACCGGCCGAACGGAGCGAGATGATCGACGTCGACCCCGGCAAGCTCAAGTTCGGATTGCTGAACTTCTATGCCGACGTCGAGGCTTACGACGGCGATCCGCCCGCCCCTTGA